Below is a window of Streptomyces sp. NBC_01429 DNA.
ATGCCGTCCGCGGGCGCGACCGGCTTGCTGAGGTTGAGATTACGGACGATGACGTTGGTCGAGTCCTTGATGCGCAGTCCGCCGCCGGTGAAGCCGGAGCCCGAACCCACGCCCAGAACAGTGGTGTTCGAGCCCACGTCGACCTGGCCGGTGAGGCTGATCAGCCCGGAGACCCGGACGACCTTCGCGGTGCTGCCCGCGACCGCCGAGGTGAAGGCGGACAGCGTGCTGACGGTGACGGCGCTCGCGCCGCCGCCGCCGGTGGTGCCGGCGGCGTAGCCGATGGGGGTGGTCTCGGCGGCCACGGCGGACTGGTGCGGCAGGGCGCCGAGGGCGACGACGACGGCGGCCGAGGCGAACAGGGCGGTGGCGCGGCGGCGGGTGATGGTGGGCATGCGGCGGGTGTCCCTTCGAGGCGGTGGGGCGCGTTTTCCCGGGGGCGTACGACTCCTTGTCGCCGTCGGAGCCGTAAAGGTTGCAGGGTCAGGCCACCGGGTCCGTACCGCCCCGTACTCCGGACTGCCCCGGCGAACGGAAATCCGAGTCCCGCGCCGCCGCGCGCCCAGAGCGCCGACCGCGGACCGGCATGCGTCCGCCGTGCGCTCGCTGTGCACCCGCTCCGCGCGAGCGGTACCCGTCGCGGACGGCCGGTCCGGCGCACGGCGCGCTGGCAGGATGACGGCCATGGCGAACACCAGGCGCGCGCACCCCCGCTCCCGGACGGCACCGGGGAACACCGTCCACCGGATCAAGGCCACCCTGCGTGACTCGCGGCCCCCGGTCTGGCGTCGGCTGGAGGTGCCCTCGGCCGTCACGCTCCAGCAGCTGCACCACATCGTCCAGGCCGCCTTCGGCTGGGAGGACGCGCACATGTGGGTCTTCAGAACCCCGAAGGACCGCTGCCGCTACCGCCCCTCGCGACGTGAACCGGCGATCCTCAGCCCCACCGCGAAACGCCTGGACCAGATCGCGCCGCTCCCCGACGACCGGCTGCACTACCTCTACGACTTCGGCGACGGCTGGGAGCACAGCCTGCTCGTCGAGGCCGTCAGCCGCCCCGAGCCGGGCACCGCCTACCCCCGCTGCGTCACCGGCCGCCGCGCCTGCCCGCCCGAGGACTCCGGCGGGACCTGGGGATACGCGTATCTGCTCGACGTACTCGCCGACCCCAGCCACGAGGAGCACGAGGACCGGCTGCGCTGGCTCGGCCTCGAATCCGCCGACCAGTTCGACCCGGCCGCCTTCGACCTGGAGCGGATCAACGCCGCGCTCGCGCAGTGCGCCGCCGCCGCGGCCGGGAACTGAAGCCGCGCCCTGTCAGCCCTGCGGATCGGTCGGAGGAGCGCGATGCCGGCGCACCAGAGGCACACCAGCGGCACGCTAAACGGATGGTGCCGTCCACTTAAGGTAAAGTGCGAGCCATGCACACCGAGCCGCCCCGGACCGCGCGACCGGAAGACCCGGCTCCGGACGCCGACGCGTCGCCCGCGCTGCGTGCCGACGCGCTGCACAACCGCACCCGTATCGTCGAGGCCGCCCGCGAGTCCTTCGCCGCCCGGGGGCTCGACGTCCCGATGGCCGCCATCGCCCGGCGCGCCGGCGTCGGGGTCGCCACGCTCTACCGCCGCTTCCCCACGAAGGATGCGCTGATCACCGAAACGTTCACCGAGCAGCTCGACGCGTGCGTCTCGGTGGTCGACGAAGCGCTCGACGACCCCGACCCCTGGCGCGGTTTCCGCACGGTCATCGAGACGGTGTGCGCCATGCACGCCACCGACAGGGGCTTCACCGCGGCGTTCCTCTCCGTCCTCCCCGACTCGATGGCCTTCGACCGGGAGCGCGAACGCGCCGAGCGGGGTTTCGCCCTGCTGACCCAGCGCGCCAAGGACGCGGGCGCGCTGCGGGCCGACTTCGCCCACGAGGACCTCGCCCTGATCCTCATGGCGAACTGTGGCATCACCGGCGACTCCACCGAAGCGGCACTGGCCGCGTCCCGCCGCCTGGTGGCG
It encodes the following:
- a CDS encoding plasmid pRiA4b ORF-3 family protein, which encodes MANTRRAHPRSRTAPGNTVHRIKATLRDSRPPVWRRLEVPSAVTLQQLHHIVQAAFGWEDAHMWVFRTPKDRCRYRPSRREPAILSPTAKRLDQIAPLPDDRLHYLYDFGDGWEHSLLVEAVSRPEPGTAYPRCVTGRRACPPEDSGGTWGYAYLLDVLADPSHEEHEDRLRWLGLESADQFDPAAFDLERINAALAQCAAAAAGN
- a CDS encoding TetR/AcrR family transcriptional regulator: MHTEPPRTARPEDPAPDADASPALRADALHNRTRIVEAARESFAARGLDVPMAAIARRAGVGVATLYRRFPTKDALITETFTEQLDACVSVVDEALDDPDPWRGFRTVIETVCAMHATDRGFTAAFLSVLPDSMAFDRERERAERGFALLTQRAKDAGALRADFAHEDLALILMANCGITGDSTEAALAASRRLVAYLLHSFRATPDASAAPLPPPAPLRLTYLLGQPPA